Sequence from the Halobaculum rubrum genome:
GGGCGACGGCGTCAGGGTCGTCGACCACCCCGACGCGTCTGGCGGTCCTCGTTCGCGGTCACCCCGTGTGACCGCGTAGCGAGGGAATTAATAGCCACGGCACCGGTACCTGCGAGTAGCAACAATGTCCGTGACAAACCGCGTCCCCGACGCCGCGAAGGGTCCCCTCGGCGTCGCCTCGTTGGGGGTTATGATCGTCGGCTTGGTCCTCGGCTACATCTTCATGATGCTCGGCGTCACCCTCTACTTCAACCTGAACGGGATACAGGAGATCTCATCGATCGAGTCGCTCATCGTGCTCGCCACGGGGGTCGTCTGCTTCGTGGCCGGATACGCCGGCTGGCGCGGGTTCATGGGGTTCGCATACTGAATGTCCGTCGACATCAGAGATCACCCCCAGACTCCTCCAGTCGAGGAACTACAGGAGTTCACGCTCGTCCCCGTCGCGCGCGAGGAGATCGCCGACCGGCGAGGCGACGGCGAGGAGCTCCGCGAGGTGAACCTCCGTGAGTCGCGCGACGACGTGTACGTCGAGTTGGATCCCGACCCCACCGAACGCGGCGCCCACGACGACATCGGCACCGCGCTGTACCGGCTCGTCCAACTGTTCGGCACGCCCAACGTGCCCGGCTACGACGCCGGCGACGACGTCTCCGAGCGGGAGGACACGACGTTCAAGTATCTCTTCCGGCTCGTCAACGGCGCCGAGGAGCGCGACCGGACGCTTCCTGACGAGTGGCTGGTGACGGTGTTCGACTGGCACACCGAACTCGGCGTCGGGATCGCCGAGTGGGGCGAGGATCCGGATCCGGACGCCGTCGACGGCGCCGTGGGGCTCGTCTCGCTCGCGCTCGCCACGAACGTCGTCTCCGAGCCGATCCAGTGCATCTACAAGGACAAGTGGTACTGAGGGCGGCTCGTCGCCTCGGGTGACCGCAGGAACGGCCTGAACCTCCGCCGTGTAGGTCGGCCCCGCTTCAGTCTCGCTCCTAACTGCCCGTCCGGTAGTGCATCACGGCGAAGGCCGCCGCGATCGCCGACACGAGCAGCCCCGCGAACGCCGGCACGACGGCCGACTCGGAGTACAGCCCCGCCCAGTAGCCGCCGTAGGCGACCGTCACGAGCGTGGGCACCGACAGGAGGAAGAACAGCGACGAGAGATACGACGCGAGCGTCGGGTCGTTGCCGTCGTTGGCGTAGGTCCCTCGCTCGCGCACCGACTTCTCCTCCGTCGGGATGTCGCTCGGCATACCACAGGGTATCGACCGGCGGAGCAAATGCCTGTCGTCGCGGTCGCGACCGGCCCATCGAGGAGGAGAGAAGCGAAGCGACGACGAGGGGGTCAGGCGGTCGCGCCGTCGTAGACGATCGCGAGCAGATAGCCCACGAACTGCAGGGGGATCTGCCCGAACACCAGGAACGTGATGACGTCCCTGAACACGGGCATGAGCGCGAACCCGCCGAGCGTCGAGATGTCGAGCAGGAGGTACGGCGCCGCAGCCGTCGCGAACGCGAGGGCGCCGCCGCCGACGATCGCGACGGAAAGCGCCGCCAGGCTGGTGCGCAACTGCTCACACAGGAGCTTCACGAGCGCCCCCGAGGCGACCACGAGCGCGGCCATCGGGAGGTCGCCCGCCCACGCCGGTGACAGTTCCTGTAGCCGGAGGACGTACGTCGCCATCGCGCCGAGCACGCCGGCGAGCGTCCCGACGACGCCCGCCGACAGCAGTCGCTCGCGGCGAGAGCCGAACGACGCCTCCGCCGGCCGCGCGAGCGCCGCGCGCAGCGTCGACTCGCGGTCAGACATTGACGAAGTCACTCCGTCCCCTGATCGTCAGTCTGAACGTCCCCGAGGAGACGACACGTCCCTCGGCGAGCGCCGTCCGCGTTCGGTCGAGTCGCTCGGGCGGCAGGTCGGCGACGACCGTCACCGTCCCCGTCCCGCCGGCCGAGACCCTCACGTCGCTCGACGCTTCCGCGAGGCGCGCGGTTCGCGGAACGCTGAGCCGGTTCTCCGCGGCGGCGCTCCCCTCGAAGACGACGAAGGATGACGGGGTGAGCGTGACGCCGACGCCCGTCGGGTTCGACACCGCGAGGGTCACACGAACCGTCGGCTGGTCGCCGTCGACGATCTCGTAGCCGGTCGGCTCGAAGTCGACGGCGTCGCGTTCCTGCCAAGCCAACTGCGCACCGGCGGTCGACGCGAACGCGGCGCCGCCGACGGCCAGCAGCACGGCGAAGGCCGTGAGGAGGGCCCGTTGGGCGCTCGGGGACCGTACCACGCTCAGTCCTCCGTAGGAGCCGCGCCCAGTCCACCGTCGGAGCCGCCGAGGCTCTCGACGTCCCCGCCGTCGTAGAGATGACACGCAACCTCGCGCGTCCCCGACGGCTGTGGCTGCGGCGTACGGGACTCACACGGCGTGGTGATCTCCCCCTCGAGCGCCTCGAGGGCGGCCTCCGTGTCGTCCTCGAGGACCGACTCCGCCGCCTCCGTCAGCGAGCGGTGCGTCGAGGTCGGGAGGTCGATGCCGCCGAGGTCGACGCGACTGCCGCCGGTCTCCACCTCGGTCTCGGTGCGGTACTCCTCCGGAACGTCCAGCGTCAGCCCGTGTTCCACGAGCGCCTCGACCTCGTCGCGGACGGCGTCGTCGAGCGTGTTCGGGCTGATGTCGCCCCGGCGGAGCTTCAGCTTGAACTGGTAGGCGCGCCGGAACGCCTCCTGGCTGCCGGTCCAGTCGTCCGGCGGGATGATGTGTGCACACCGCGGGTGGTACCGACAGCCGCTGGGCGGGTTCCGCGGCGACGGGACCTCGCCCGTCGCGTTCGCCCGGCGGCGTTCAGCTCCGAGTTCGACGTCCGGTACGGCATCGAACAGCGCCTCCGTGTACGGATGCTTGGGGTCGTCGATGATGTCGTCGGTCGGCCCCTGCTCAACCATGTTGCCGAGGTACATGATGCCCGCGCGATCGCACATGTACCGGATCAGCGAGAGGTCGTGGCTGATGAACAGGTACGTGAGGTCGTACTCGGCCTGCAGCTCCTTCATGAGGTTGAGCACGCCGGCGCGGATCGACACGTCGAGCATCGACACCGGCTCGTCACAGACGATGAAGTCCGGGTCGACGACCAGCGCACGAGCGATCGCGACGCGCTGGCGCTCGCCGCCGGAGAGTTCGTCGGGGAAGGAGTCGAGATACACCTCGGCCGGGCCGAGCCCAACGTCCTCCAGCACCTCCTTGACGCGCGTGCGCCGCTCCTCGTACCCATCGACCATCTCGTTGATCTTGAGCGGCTCCGCGACGGTGTCGTACACCGTCATGCGGGGGTTGAGCGATTCGAACGGGTCCTGGAAGATCATCTGCACGCGCTTGCGGAACGCGTGTTCCTCCTCTCGGGTCATGTCGGTGATGTCGTTCCCGTCGAAGCGGATCGTCCCCTCCGTCGGGTCGTACAGCTTCACCAACAGCTTCCCGAGGGTGGTCTTTCCGCAGCCGGACTCGCCCGCGATGCCGACGATGTCCC
This genomic interval carries:
- a CDS encoding ABC transporter ATP-binding protein, with product MDRAEDREPLVEIDGLRKLFDQSQGIVDTVLGREPQPVRAVDGVSLDIYQGDIVGIAGESGCGKTTLGKLLVKLYDPTEGTIRFDGNDITDMTREEEHAFRKRVQMIFQDPFESLNPRMTVYDTVAEPLKINEMVDGYEERRTRVKEVLEDVGLGPAEVYLDSFPDELSGGERQRVAIARALVVDPDFIVCDEPVSMLDVSIRAGVLNLMKELQAEYDLTYLFISHDLSLIRYMCDRAGIMYLGNMVEQGPTDDIIDDPKHPYTEALFDAVPDVELGAERRRANATGEVPSPRNPPSGCRYHPRCAHIIPPDDWTGSQEAFRRAYQFKLKLRRGDISPNTLDDAVRDEVEALVEHGLTLDVPEEYRTETEVETGGSRVDLGGIDLPTSTHRSLTEAAESVLEDDTEAALEALEGEITTPCESRTPQPQPSGTREVACHLYDGGDVESLGGSDGGLGAAPTED